GCTGCGTCAGGGCTGGCAGGCCTTCATGGCCGCGCCCGGCGTCTGGGTGGTGATCACGCTGCTGTGGGTGATCGCCGTCGTGGTGCTGAATCTGGTGCCGCTGTTCGGCATGATCGCCGCCACGCTGCTGGCGATGGTGACGGTGGGCGGACTGATGACCGGTTGCCGTGCGCTGTCGCGCGGCGAGCCCTTCGGCGTCGCCCATCTGTGGGCGGGTTTCGGCGAGCGCATCAATCCGCTGCTGGCGCTGGGCGGCTGGTATCTGCTGGCCTCGCTGGCCATCGGCATGCTGGTCGTGCTGCTGTCGGCGATCAGTGCCGGTCTGGCCGGCGTTGCCGCGGTGGCGGGTCTGGCGGTGCTGATGGCGGCCATTCCGGCCATGCTCATCATTGCCGTCATGCTGATGGCGCCGGTGCTGATGGCGGTCTGGTTCGCTCCGGCCCTGGTCGTGTTCCACGACATGAAGGCGCTGGATGCGATGCGCACCAGCTTCTTCGCCAGCCTGCGCAACGCACCGGCCTTCGTCGTGTTCGCGCTGCTCTACGTCGTGCTGGCCGTGCTGGCCTCGATCCCCGCCATGCTGGGCTGGCTGTTGCTGCTGCCGGTCACCTTCGGTGCGATGTACGCCAGTTACCGCGACGTGTTCGACCAGCGCTGATCAACCCTCCAGCGCCTCGCCTGCCCCCTTCACCACCTTGAAGCGCGCCAGCGTCGCCTCGCGCGCGGCGGCATGATCGACGATGGGCGCCGGGTAGTCGCTGCCGATCACGCAGCCGGCCATCTTCTGTTCCAGCGGTGTCGCCAGCCACGGCGCGTGGATGCGCTTCTTGTCGAATTTCGCCAGTTCCGGGCAGTAGCGGCGGATGAACTGGCCGTCGGCGTCGAACTTTTCCGACTGCGTGACCGGATTGAAGATGCGGAACCAGGGCTGGGCGTCGCAGCCGGTCGAGGCCGCCCACTGCCAGCCACCGTTGTTGGCCGCCAGGTCGAAATCGTTGAGCTGGCGCGCGAACCAGTGTTCGCCGCGTCGCCAGTCGATGCCG
The window above is part of the Methyloversatilis discipulorum genome. Proteins encoded here:
- a CDS encoding BPSS1780 family membrane protein: MSTDDRNPFEAAPPPGGNPTPPLEGGEPDSRSVAAGQGVEWLRQGWQAFMAAPGVWVVITLLWVIAVVVLNLVPLFGMIAATLLAMVTVGGLMTGCRALSRGEPFGVAHLWAGFGERINPLLALGGWYLLASLAIGMLVVLLSAISAGLAGVAAVAGLAVLMAAIPAMLIIAVMLMAPVLMAVWFAPALVVFHDMKALDAMRTSFFASLRNAPAFVVFALLYVVLAVLASIPAMLGWLLLLPVTFGAMYASYRDVFDQR